A region from the Mycobacterium heidelbergense genome encodes:
- a CDS encoding FAS1-like dehydratase domain-containing protein gives MTTPEEAQGLIGSHYRAPDYFVVGREKIREFAAAVKDDHPTHYSEVDAADAGYPTLVAPLTFLAIAGRRVQLEIFTKFSIPINLARVFHRDQKFLFHRPILVQDKLHFDTYLDSVIESHGTVIAEIRSEVTDAEGKPIVTSVVTMLGEAAHQDAGTEETVAAIASISAGK, from the coding sequence ATGACAACTCCCGAGGAAGCCCAGGGTCTCATCGGCAGCCACTACCGGGCGCCGGATTACTTCGTGGTCGGACGCGAGAAGATCCGGGAGTTCGCGGCCGCGGTCAAGGACGACCATCCGACGCACTACAGCGAGGTTGACGCCGCCGACGCGGGGTACCCCACGCTGGTGGCCCCACTGACGTTCCTGGCGATCGCGGGCCGGCGCGTGCAGCTGGAGATTTTCACCAAGTTCAGCATCCCGATCAACCTCGCCAGGGTCTTCCATCGTGACCAAAAATTCCTGTTCCACCGGCCGATCCTGGTCCAGGACAAGTTGCACTTCGACACCTACCTGGACTCGGTGATCGAGTCCCACGGCACCGTGATCGCCGAAATCCGCAGCGAAGTCACGGACGCCGAAGGGAAGCCGATCGTCACCAGCGTCGTCACGATGCTGGGCGAGGCGGCGCACCAAGACGCCGGCACTGAAGAAACCGTTGCCGCGATTGCATCCATTTCAGCCGGAAAGTAG
- the hemC gene encoding hydroxymethylbilane synthase — protein MIRIGTRGSLLATTQAGVVRDALIANGHPAELVIISTVGDRSSAPIQSLGVGAFTTALREAIEDGCVDAAVHSHKDLPTAEDPRFAVAAIPPRNDPRDAVVARDGLVLGELPVGSLVGTSSPRRAAQLRALGLGLEIRPLRGNLDTRLNRVSSGDLDAIVVARAGLARLGRLDDVTETLEPVQMLPAPAQGALAVECRAGDDRLAAVLAELDDADTRAAVTAERALLAELEAGCSAPVGAIAEVVESIDEEGRVFEELSLRGCVAALDGSDVIRASGIGTPGRARELGLSVAAELFELGARELMSGARQDPSQGN, from the coding sequence GTGATCCGGATAGGCACCCGGGGCAGCCTGTTGGCCACCACGCAGGCCGGTGTCGTCAGAGACGCTCTCATCGCCAACGGCCATCCCGCGGAGTTGGTGATCATCTCCACGGTCGGCGATCGGTCGTCGGCGCCCATCCAAAGCCTGGGTGTGGGCGCCTTCACCACCGCGCTGCGGGAGGCCATCGAGGACGGCTGCGTCGACGCCGCCGTGCACTCGCACAAGGACCTGCCGACCGCCGAGGATCCGCGGTTCGCGGTCGCGGCGATACCGCCGCGGAACGACCCCCGGGACGCCGTGGTGGCGCGGGACGGGCTGGTCCTTGGGGAGTTGCCGGTCGGTTCGCTGGTGGGCACGTCGTCCCCGCGACGGGCCGCACAGCTTAGAGCATTGGGTCTCGGTTTGGAAATCCGCCCCCTACGAGGCAACCTAGATACCAGGTTGAACAGGGTAAGCAGTGGTGATCTTGACGCCATCGTGGTGGCCCGGGCCGGTCTCGCCCGGCTGGGCCGCCTCGACGATGTCACCGAGACGCTAGAGCCGGTGCAGATGTTGCCAGCACCGGCTCAGGGCGCGCTCGCCGTCGAATGCCGCGCCGGCGATGACCGGTTGGCGGCGGTGCTGGCGGAGTTGGACGACGCCGACACGCGCGCGGCGGTCACCGCGGAGCGAGCCCTGCTGGCCGAACTGGAGGCCGGTTGCTCCGCACCGGTGGGCGCGATCGCGGAAGTGGTCGAGTCCATCGATGAGGAAGGCCGCGTCTTCGAGGAGCTGTCGCTGCGCGGCTGCGTGGCGGCGCTGGACGGGTCCGACGTGATCCGCGCATCGGGAATCGGCACTCCCGGTCGGGCACGAGAGCTGGGGCTTTCGGTCGCCGCCGAGCTGTTCGAACTGGGCGCGCGGGAGCTGATGTCGGGGGCGCGGCAGGACCCGTCGCAAGGGAACTGA
- a CDS encoding WXG100 family type VII secretion target yields the protein MAEGFRVDPHALADAVRRMTEFQRYAEDMLDQIDSLVTDLHGGWTGRGAAAHAEAHRHWARGEAMMREALARLRAAGATAHRNYTGAMSTNLAMWP from the coding sequence GTGGCTGAGGGGTTTCGGGTGGATCCGCACGCGCTGGCCGACGCGGTGCGACGAATGACGGAGTTTCAGAGGTACGCCGAAGACATGCTCGACCAAATCGACTCCCTGGTAACGGATTTGCACGGGGGGTGGACGGGGCGAGGCGCGGCGGCCCACGCCGAGGCGCACCGGCACTGGGCCCGTGGCGAGGCGATGATGCGCGAGGCGCTGGCCCGGTTGCGGGCCGCGGGCGCGACGGCCCACCGCAACTACACCGGCGCAATGTCAACGAATTTGGCCATGTGGCCGTGA
- a CDS encoding acyltransferase family protein, which produces MRTGEIRGEIKALTGLRIVAAVWVVLFHFRPMLGDVSPGLRDALAPVLNCGAQGVDLFFILSGFVLTWNYLDRMGRSWSTRTTLRFLWLRLARVWPVYLVTLHLAALWVVFTLHVGHVPSPDADQLTAISYVRQILLVQLWFQPFFDGSSWDGPAWSISAEWLAYLLFGLLVLVILRMTQATRARSLMALAFAASLPPVLMLLASGHFYTPWSWLPRIVTQFAAGALACAAVRRLRLTDRARRVAGYVSLLLLGAMVGVLYWFDAHPITGVVENDSGGVVDALFVPLVITLAIGLGSLPRLLSTRVMVYGGQISFCLYMVHELVHTGWGWAVEQFELTPQDDPWKWNVVGLLAIAVVTSIVMYHFVEEPARRWMRRMVDVRPADEKAEPTEPVGTKLHPIDGGLEAVSARAV; this is translated from the coding sequence GTGCGCACCGGAGAGATCAGGGGCGAGATCAAGGCCCTGACGGGACTCCGCATCGTCGCCGCGGTGTGGGTGGTGCTGTTTCACTTCCGGCCGATGCTGGGCGATGTGTCGCCGGGCTTGCGCGACGCGCTGGCGCCGGTGCTCAACTGCGGGGCCCAGGGCGTCGACCTCTTCTTCATCCTCAGCGGGTTCGTCCTGACCTGGAACTACCTCGACCGCATGGGTCGGTCCTGGTCGACGCGCACCACCCTGCGCTTCCTGTGGCTGCGGCTGGCCAGGGTGTGGCCGGTGTACCTGGTCACGTTGCACCTCGCCGCCCTGTGGGTGGTCTTCACGCTGCACGTCGGTCACGTGCCGTCGCCCGACGCCGATCAGCTCACCGCGATCAGCTATGTGCGCCAGATCCTGCTGGTGCAGTTGTGGTTCCAGCCGTTCTTCGACGGGTCCAGCTGGGACGGGCCGGCCTGGTCGATCAGCGCGGAATGGCTGGCCTACCTGCTGTTCGGCCTGCTCGTCCTGGTGATCTTGCGGATGACGCAGGCGACGAGGGCGCGGAGCCTCATGGCGCTGGCGTTCGCGGCGTCGCTGCCGCCGGTGCTGATGTTGCTGGCCAGCGGCCACTTCTACACACCGTGGAGCTGGCTGCCGCGAATCGTGACGCAGTTCGCCGCCGGCGCCCTGGCCTGTGCCGCCGTGCGCAGGCTGCGGCTGACCGACCGCGCCCGCCGCGTCGCGGGGTACGTCTCCCTGCTCCTGCTGGGTGCGATGGTGGGCGTCCTCTACTGGTTTGACGCGCACCCGATAACCGGGGTCGTGGAAAACGACAGCGGCGGGGTGGTCGACGCGCTGTTCGTCCCGCTGGTGATAACGCTGGCGATCGGGCTGGGCAGCCTGCCGAGGCTGCTGTCGACCCGGGTGATGGTCTACGGCGGCCAGATTTCCTTTTGCCTGTACATGGTGCATGAGCTGGTGCACACCGGCTGGGGATGGGCCGTCGAACAATTCGAGCTCACGCCGCAGGACGATCCGTGGAAATGGAACGTCGTCGGCCTGTTGGCGATCGCCGTGGTCACCTCGATCGTCATGTATCACTTCGTCGAAGAGCCCGCCCGTCGTTGGATGCGCAGGATGGTCGACGTCAGGCCC
- the hemB gene encoding porphobilinogen synthase, protein MRVGGYPRQRPRRLRSTPALRRLVAQTSLEPRHLVLPMFVADGIDDPRPIPSMPNVVQHTRDSLRAAAADAVAAGVGGLMLFGVPRDEDKDPTGSAGTDPDGILNVALRDLAKDLGDATVLMADTCLDEFTDHGHCGVLDARGRVDNDATLSRYVKLAVAQAESGAHVVGPSGMMDGQVAAIRDGLDAAGHTDVVILAYAAKFASAFYGPFRDAVSSSLSGDRRAYQQEPGNFREALREIELDLDEGADIVMVKPAMGYLDVVAAAADVSPVPVAAYQVSGEYAMICAAAANNWIDGRAAALESLTSIRRAGADIVLTYWAVDAAGWLS, encoded by the coding sequence ATGAGAGTGGGCGGCTACCCGCGGCAGCGTCCGCGCCGGCTCCGCTCCACCCCGGCGTTGCGTCGCCTGGTGGCGCAGACGTCGCTGGAGCCAAGGCATTTGGTGTTGCCGATGTTCGTCGCCGACGGCATCGACGACCCGCGACCCATCCCGTCCATGCCGAACGTGGTTCAGCACACCCGGGACTCGCTGCGCGCCGCCGCCGCCGACGCCGTCGCGGCGGGAGTCGGCGGGCTGATGCTGTTCGGGGTGCCGCGCGACGAGGACAAGGACCCGACCGGCTCGGCCGGCACCGACCCCGACGGCATCCTCAACGTCGCGCTGCGCGACCTCGCCAAGGACCTCGGCGACGCCACGGTGTTGATGGCCGACACCTGCCTGGACGAGTTCACCGACCACGGGCACTGCGGGGTCCTGGACGCCAGGGGCCGCGTGGACAACGACGCCACGCTGAGCCGGTACGTGAAACTTGCTGTGGCGCAAGCGGAATCCGGCGCACACGTGGTCGGGCCGAGCGGGATGATGGATGGCCAGGTGGCCGCGATCCGCGACGGCCTGGACGCCGCCGGCCACACCGATGTGGTGATCCTGGCCTATGCCGCGAAGTTCGCCTCGGCGTTCTACGGCCCCTTCCGCGACGCGGTGAGCTCCAGCCTGTCCGGGGACCGGCGCGCCTACCAGCAGGAGCCGGGCAACTTCCGGGAGGCGCTGCGCGAGATCGAGCTGGATCTCGACGAGGGCGCCGACATCGTGATGGTCAAGCCCGCGATGGGTTATCTCGACGTGGTGGCGGCCGCCGCGGACGTCTCGCCGGTGCCCGTGGCCGCCTATCAGGTCTCGGGGGAGTACGCGATGATTTGCGCTGCGGCCGCGAACAATTGGATCGACGGGCGCGCGGCGGCGCTGGAGTCCCTGACGAGCATCCGGCGCGCCGGCGCGGACATCGTGCTCACCTACTGGGCCGTCGATGCGGCGGGCTGGCTTTCGTGA
- a CDS encoding bifunctional uroporphyrinogen-III C-methyltransferase/uroporphyrinogen-III synthase, translating to MTRGRKPRPGHITFVGSGPGDPGLLTARAAAVLANAALVVTDPDVPGPVLALIGRDLPPVSGPAPAGSASGNGDAGGGDGDRHAVIPGGPDIRPALGEPADVAKALTAEARSGADVVRLVTGDPLTADAVITEVNTVARSHLHFEIVPGLAASSAVPTYAGLPLGSSHTVADVRVDPKGTDWEALAAAPGPLILQATASHLPDAARALIDHELAEATPCVVTAQGTTCQQRSVETTLRGLTDPAVLGGADPASPMTGPLVVTIGKTVASRAKLNWWESRALYGWTVLVPRTKDQAGEMSERLTSYGALPIEVPTIAVEPPRSPAQMERAVKGLVDGRFQWVVFTSTNAVRAVWEKFGEFGLDARAFSGVKIACVGESTADRVRAFGISPELVPAGEQSSLGLLDDFPPYDSVFDPVNRVLLPRADIATETLAEGLRERGWEIEDVTAYRTVRAAPPPAATREMIKTGGFDAVCFTSSSTVRNLVGIAGKPHARTIIACIGPKTAETAAEFGLRVDVQPDTAAVGPLVDALAEHAARLRAEGALPPPRKKSRRR from the coding sequence ATGACACGAGGGCGCAAGCCGAGACCGGGCCACATCACGTTCGTGGGCTCCGGCCCCGGCGACCCGGGACTGTTGACGGCGCGGGCGGCCGCGGTGCTGGCCAACGCCGCCCTGGTGGTCACCGACCCCGACGTCCCCGGGCCGGTGCTCGCGCTGATCGGCAGGGACCTGCCACCGGTCTCCGGCCCCGCGCCGGCCGGTTCGGCCTCCGGGAACGGCGACGCGGGCGGCGGCGACGGGGATCGGCACGCGGTGATCCCCGGCGGACCCGACATCCGGCCCGCGCTGGGCGAGCCCGCCGACGTCGCCAAGGCCCTTACCGCCGAGGCCCGTTCGGGCGCCGACGTGGTGCGGCTGGTGACCGGCGACCCGCTGACCGCCGACGCGGTCATCACCGAGGTGAACACCGTCGCGCGCAGCCACCTGCACTTCGAGATCGTGCCCGGCCTGGCCGCGAGCAGCGCCGTCCCCACCTATGCGGGGCTGCCGCTGGGCTCGTCGCACACGGTTGCCGACGTGCGCGTCGACCCCAAAGGGACCGACTGGGAGGCGCTGGCGGCGGCACCCGGCCCGCTGATCCTGCAGGCCACCGCGTCCCACCTGCCCGACGCGGCCCGCGCCCTGATCGACCACGAGCTGGCCGAGGCGACCCCCTGCGTGGTCACGGCGCAGGGCACCACCTGCCAGCAGCGTTCGGTCGAAACCACGCTGCGGGGGCTGACCGATCCGGCCGTCCTGGGCGGCGCCGACCCGGCGAGCCCGATGACCGGGCCGCTGGTGGTGACCATCGGCAAGACGGTGGCCAGCCGGGCGAAGCTGAACTGGTGGGAAAGCCGCGCGCTCTACGGCTGGACCGTTTTGGTGCCCCGCACCAAGGACCAGGCCGGCGAGATGAGCGAGCGGCTGACCTCCTACGGCGCGCTGCCGATCGAGGTGCCGACCATCGCCGTCGAGCCGCCGCGCAGCCCCGCCCAGATGGAGCGGGCCGTCAAGGGCCTGGTCGACGGCCGCTTCCAGTGGGTGGTGTTCACCTCCACCAACGCGGTGCGCGCGGTGTGGGAGAAGTTCGGCGAGTTCGGGCTGGACGCCCGCGCGTTCTCCGGGGTGAAGATCGCCTGCGTCGGCGAGTCGACGGCCGACCGGGTCCGCGCCTTCGGGATCAGCCCCGAGCTGGTGCCGGCCGGCGAGCAGTCCTCGCTCGGCCTGCTCGACGACTTCCCGCCCTACGACAGCGTTTTCGACCCGGTGAACCGGGTCCTGCTGCCGCGCGCCGACATCGCCACCGAGACGCTGGCCGAGGGTCTGCGCGAGCGTGGCTGGGAGATCGAGGACGTCACCGCCTACCGGACCGTGCGCGCCGCGCCCCCGCCGGCGGCCACCCGCGAGATGATCAAGACGGGCGGCTTCGACGCGGTGTGCTTCACGTCCAGCTCCACCGTGCGCAACCTGGTCGGCATCGCCGGCAAGCCGCACGCGCGGACCATCATCGCCTGCATCGGGCCCAAAACCGCCGAGACCGCAGCCGAATTCGGGTTGCGGGTGGACGTCCAGCCCGACACCGCCGCCGTCGGCCCGCTGGTCGACGCCCTGGCCGAGCACGCCGCGCGGCTGCGCGCCGAGGGCGCGCTGCCGCCGCCGCGCAAGAAGAGCCGCAGGCGCTAG
- a CDS encoding STAS domain-containing protein yields MTIANVATRRGYGTSDCGGAQIRAHCRHLATVVTVRGDIDAVNVGRVSEYIRRFIIGSNSVVLDFTDVSHFAAAGISLLHMVDDDCRDAGVEWILVASPAVAELMGVGFDRAETLFPVARSVREALRSLADAIVSRRQLVLPLVKKTA; encoded by the coding sequence ATGACAATCGCTAACGTCGCGACTCGACGGGGGTACGGCACGTCCGACTGCGGCGGCGCCCAGATCCGGGCCCACTGTCGCCACCTGGCGACGGTCGTGACCGTCCGGGGGGACATAGACGCGGTCAACGTCGGCCGCGTCAGCGAATACATTCGGCGCTTCATCATCGGGAGCAATTCGGTGGTGCTCGACTTCACCGACGTGAGTCACTTTGCCGCGGCTGGTATCTCGCTTTTGCACATGGTCGACGACGACTGCCGCGACGCCGGGGTGGAATGGATATTGGTCGCGAGCCCGGCCGTCGCCGAGCTGATGGGCGTTGGCTTTGACCGCGCCGAGACCCTGTTTCCGGTCGCGCGCTCGGTGCGCGAGGCGCTCCGCAGCCTGGCCGACGCCATCGTCAGCCGCCGTCAGCTCGTGCTGCCGCTCGTCAAGAAGACGGCGTAG
- a CDS encoding glutamyl-tRNA reductase, with amino-acid sequence MSVLLFGVSHRSAPVSVLEQLSIDEADQVKIVDRVLQSPLVTEAMVLSTCNRVEVYAIVDAFHGGLAVVGQVLSEHSGMSMGELTKHAYVRYSEAAVEHLFAVASGLDSAVIGEQQVLGQVRRAYAAAEANRTVGRVLHELAQRALSVGKRVHSETAIDAAGASVVSVALGMAGRRLGGLGGKTAVVIGAGAMGALSAAHLTRAGIGRIQVLNRSLSRAQRLARKVRESGVPADALTLDRLADAVAGADILVSCTGAVSPVVSLADVHHALAAGHRDESLQPLVICDLGMPRDVDPAVAGLPGVWVVDVDRVQREPSAHAAAADVEAARHIVAAEVATYLAGQRMAEVTPTVTALRQRAADVVEAELLRLDNRLPGLQSAQREEVARTVRRVVDKLLHAPTVRIKQLASAPGGDSYAEALRELFELDQTAIDSVAAVAAGELPVISNGLDSGTPTQSGE; translated from the coding sequence GTGAGCGTCCTGCTCTTCGGGGTTTCGCACCGTAGTGCGCCGGTCTCCGTCCTGGAACAGCTCAGCATCGACGAAGCCGATCAGGTCAAGATCGTCGATCGGGTGTTGCAGTCGCCACTGGTGACCGAGGCGATGGTGCTGTCGACATGCAACCGGGTCGAGGTCTACGCCATCGTCGACGCGTTCCACGGCGGGTTGGCGGTGGTCGGACAGGTGCTGTCGGAACACTCCGGGATGTCGATGGGTGAGCTGACCAAGCACGCCTACGTCCGCTACAGCGAGGCCGCCGTCGAGCACCTGTTCGCGGTGGCCAGCGGCCTGGACTCGGCGGTGATCGGCGAGCAGCAGGTGCTCGGTCAGGTGCGCCGCGCGTACGCCGCGGCCGAGGCCAATCGCACCGTCGGCCGGGTGCTGCACGAGCTGGCCCAGCGGGCGCTGTCGGTGGGTAAGCGGGTGCATTCCGAAACCGCCATCGACGCCGCCGGCGCCTCGGTGGTGTCGGTCGCCCTGGGCATGGCCGGACGCAGGCTCGGTGGGCTGGGGGGCAAGACCGCCGTCGTCATCGGCGCCGGGGCGATGGGCGCGCTGTCGGCGGCACACCTGACCCGCGCCGGCATAGGGCGCATTCAGGTGCTCAACCGGTCCCTGTCCCGTGCGCAGCGGCTGGCCCGCAAGGTCCGCGAATCCGGCGTGCCGGCCGACGCGCTGACCCTCGACCGCCTCGCCGACGCGGTGGCGGGCGCCGACATACTCGTCAGCTGTACCGGCGCGGTGAGTCCGGTGGTTTCGTTGGCCGATGTACACCATGCGCTGGCGGCCGGACACCGCGATGAATCGCTTCAGCCGCTGGTGATCTGCGACCTGGGCATGCCGCGCGACGTCGATCCGGCGGTGGCCGGACTGCCCGGCGTCTGGGTCGTCGACGTGGACCGCGTGCAACGCGAGCCGTCGGCGCATGCCGCGGCCGCCGACGTCGAGGCCGCACGCCACATCGTGGCGGCCGAGGTCGCCACCTACCTGGCGGGGCAGCGGATGGCCGAGGTCACCCCGACGGTGACCGCGTTGCGTCAGCGAGCCGCCGACGTCGTCGAAGCGGAGTTGCTGCGCCTGGACAACCGGCTGCCCGGCCTTCAGAGCGCCCAGCGCGAGGAGGTGGCCCGCACCGTCCGGCGGGTCGTCGACAAGCTGCTGCACGCGCCCACCGTGCGGATCAAACAGCTCGCCAGCGCCCCCGGCGGGGACAGCTACGCCGAGGCCCTGCGCGAGCTCTTCGAACTCGACCAGACCGCCATAGACTCCGTAGCCGCCGTCGCTGCGGGCGAATTGCCAGTGATATCAAACGGATTAGACTCCGGAACCCCAACGCAGTCCGGCGAGTAG
- a CDS encoding WXG100 family type VII secretion target → MAAQDTLRVDPAAMRGFAEGLGGRAEDLRNQLAALDNQVGAMLGGWRGASGSAYASAWELWHRGAGEVEVGLSLLARLVAEAGGLYHDNEAVSERAMRGVVGG, encoded by the coding sequence GTGGCTGCTCAGGACACGTTGCGCGTCGACCCGGCGGCGATGCGGGGGTTCGCCGAAGGGCTGGGCGGTCGCGCCGAGGACCTGCGAAACCAGCTGGCCGCCCTCGACAATCAGGTCGGCGCGATGCTGGGCGGCTGGCGCGGCGCGTCGGGAAGCGCGTACGCGTCCGCGTGGGAGCTGTGGCATCGCGGGGCCGGGGAGGTGGAGGTCGGCTTGTCGCTGTTGGCGCGGTTGGTGGCCGAGGCCGGTGGGCTTTATCACGACAACGAGGCGGTGTCCGAGCGGGCGATGCGCGGGGTGGTCGGTGGCTGA
- the cmaA2 gene encoding cyclopropane mycolic acid synthase CmaA2, producing the protein MTPQGEPGGTQLKPPVEAVRSHYDRSNEFFKLWLDPSMTYSCAYFERPDMTLEEAQYAKRKLALDKLHLEPGMTLLDIGCGWGSTMRHAVAEYDVNVIGLTLSENQYAHDKQKFDEMDWGHRPLAGDPRHKEVRIQGWEQFDEPIDRIVSLGAFEHFADGAGDAGFERYDTFFKKFYSLLPDDGRMLLHSIIIPDKKEAEELGLTSPMSLLRFIKFILTEIFPGGRLPRISQVDHYSSNAGFKVERYHRIGSNYVPTLNAWADALEANKEKAIELQGEKTFDTYMHYLRGCSDLFRDHYTDVCQFTLVK; encoded by the coding sequence ATGACGCCACAGGGGGAACCGGGTGGCACCCAGCTCAAGCCACCGGTTGAAGCGGTCCGATCCCACTACGACCGATCCAACGAATTCTTCAAGCTCTGGCTCGATCCGTCGATGACCTACAGCTGTGCCTATTTCGAACGTCCCGACATGACGCTGGAAGAAGCCCAGTACGCCAAGCGCAAACTCGCGCTGGACAAGCTGCACCTCGAGCCCGGCATGACCCTGCTCGACATCGGCTGTGGCTGGGGCTCGACCATGCGGCACGCGGTGGCCGAGTATGACGTCAACGTGATCGGGTTGACGTTGAGCGAGAACCAGTACGCCCACGACAAGCAGAAGTTCGACGAGATGGACTGGGGGCACCGCCCGCTTGCGGGGGACCCGCGCCACAAAGAGGTGCGGATCCAGGGCTGGGAGCAATTCGACGAGCCGATCGACCGCATCGTGTCACTGGGCGCGTTCGAGCACTTCGCCGACGGCGCCGGCGACGCCGGGTTCGAGCGCTACGACACGTTCTTCAAGAAGTTCTACAGCCTGCTGCCCGACGACGGCCGGATGCTGCTGCACAGCATCATCATTCCCGACAAAAAGGAAGCCGAGGAGCTCGGCCTGACGTCGCCGATGAGCCTGCTGCGCTTCATCAAGTTCATCTTGACCGAGATCTTCCCCGGCGGCCGGCTGCCCCGGATCTCCCAGGTCGACCACTACTCGTCCAACGCCGGCTTCAAGGTCGAGCGCTACCACCGGATCGGCTCGAACTACGTGCCGACGCTGAACGCCTGGGCCGACGCGCTCGAGGCCAACAAGGAGAAGGCCATCGAGCTGCAGGGCGAGAAGACCTTCGACACCTACATGCATTACCTGAGGGGCTGCTCGGACCTGTTCCGCGACCACTACACGGACGTCTGCCAGTTCACCCTGGTCAAGTAG
- a CDS encoding glutaredoxin family protein, producing the protein MTQPNGRPRVALLTRRDCALCARAHARLVELAGELGFELSTVDVDAAASTGDPGLRAEFGDRLPVILLDGREHSYWDVDEPRLRADLAR; encoded by the coding sequence ATGACGCAGCCCAACGGCCGGCCGCGGGTGGCGCTGCTGACCCGCCGGGACTGCGCCCTGTGCGCGCGGGCGCACGCCCGGCTGGTCGAACTGGCCGGTGAGCTGGGCTTCGAGCTCTCCACGGTCGACGTCGACGCCGCGGCGTCGACGGGCGACCCGGGGTTGCGGGCCGAGTTCGGCGACCGCCTGCCCGTGATCCTGCTGGATGGCCGCGAGCACAGCTACTGGGACGTCGACGAGCCGCGGTTGCGCGCCGATCTCGCGCGCTGA
- a CDS encoding DUF3093 family protein produces the protein MTTARDTGSKRLFYEPGASWWWVALGPLSGAAMILIEVWSGARVSFVVPAIFLVLVSAFVALQVKAARIHVSVELTEDALRQGTETILVREIVRVYPEPENHEASGKELEGWQSARALGELVGVPRGRIGIGLKLTEHRTAQAWARRHRHLRAALAPLVQERVEPAGSDLGDDERYDDGSAR, from the coding sequence ATGACGACAGCGAGGGACACCGGCTCGAAGCGGTTGTTCTACGAACCCGGCGCCAGCTGGTGGTGGGTGGCGCTGGGCCCGCTGTCGGGGGCGGCCATGATCCTGATCGAAGTCTGGAGCGGTGCCCGGGTGTCATTCGTGGTCCCGGCGATCTTCCTGGTGCTGGTGTCGGCGTTCGTCGCGCTGCAGGTGAAGGCGGCACGCATCCACGTCTCGGTCGAGCTCACCGAGGACGCCCTGCGTCAGGGCACCGAAACCATCCTGGTCCGCGAGATCGTCAGGGTTTACCCGGAGCCGGAGAATCACGAGGCTTCCGGCAAGGAGCTGGAGGGGTGGCAGTCGGCGCGGGCGCTGGGCGAATTGGTCGGGGTGCCGCGCGGCCGGATAGGCATCGGCCTCAAGCTCACGGAACATCGCACCGCCCAGGCCTGGGCGCGTCGGCATCGTCACCTTCGGGCGGCGCTGGCCCCACTGGTCCAGGAGCGCGTGGAGCCCGCCGGATCCGATCTCGGCGACGACGAACGGTACGACGACGGGTCGGCGCGGTGA
- a CDS encoding HAD family hydrolase — protein sequence MASPESGSAEPTGRVDLESLADNASAKRALDDLRAAGIPEEGRPQPPIDLTAAAFFDVDNTLVQGSSAVHFGRGLAARNYFTYRDVLGFVYAQAKFQLLGKENSDDVAAGRRKALTFIEGRSVEQLVALGEEVYDEIIADKIWPGTRELTQMHLDAGQQVWLITATPYELAATIARRLGLTGALGTVAESVDGIFTGRLVGEILHGPGKAHAVRSLAIREGLNLKRCTAYSDSFNDVPMLSLVGTAVAINPDARLRSLARERGWEIRDFRTARKAARIGVPSALALGAAGGALAALASRRQSR from the coding sequence ATGGCTTCCCCTGAGTCGGGCAGCGCGGAGCCCACCGGCCGCGTTGACCTGGAGTCGCTGGCCGACAACGCGAGCGCCAAGCGTGCGCTCGACGACCTGCGGGCCGCGGGCATTCCCGAGGAGGGGCGCCCGCAGCCCCCCATTGATCTGACCGCGGCCGCGTTCTTCGACGTGGACAACACCCTGGTGCAGGGCTCCTCGGCGGTGCATTTCGGCCGCGGGCTGGCCGCCCGCAACTACTTCACCTACCGCGATGTGCTCGGATTTGTCTACGCCCAGGCCAAGTTTCAGCTGCTGGGCAAGGAGAACAGCGACGACGTCGCCGCCGGCCGGCGCAAGGCGCTCACGTTCATCGAGGGGCGATCGGTCGAGCAGCTGGTCGCTTTGGGCGAGGAGGTCTACGACGAGATCATCGCCGACAAGATCTGGCCCGGCACCCGCGAACTCACCCAGATGCACCTCGATGCCGGCCAGCAGGTGTGGCTGATCACCGCCACCCCGTACGAGCTCGCGGCGACGATCGCGCGGCGCCTCGGCCTGACCGGCGCGCTGGGGACGGTCGCCGAGTCGGTCGACGGAATATTCACCGGCCGGCTGGTCGGCGAGATCCTGCACGGCCCCGGCAAGGCCCACGCCGTGCGGTCGCTGGCGATCCGCGAGGGCCTCAACCTCAAACGCTGTACGGCCTATTCCGACAGTTTCAACGACGTGCCCATGCTGTCCCTGGTGGGCACGGCCGTCGCGATCAACCCCGATGCCCGCCTGCGCAGCCTGGCCCGCGAACGGGGCTGGGAGATCCGCGACTTCCGGACCGCCCGCAAGGCGGCCCGGATCGGGGTGCCGTCGGCGCTGGCGCTGGGCGCGGCGGGCGGTGCGCTGGCGGCGTTGGCGTCGCGACGCCAATCACGCTGA